The genomic stretch AGAAATGATCAAAGCAAGGACAGCTCAATCAACAAGTGGCTCGTCACCTCACAAGCCCCACCACCTGTAGACCCCTTCTCCATTGGAGTAGTGGTTGACGTGTTAAATGGCATGTCTGACTTGGACCAAAATCTTTACAATAAAGCCGTGAACTAAGCATGCCTTAGTGCCAATTGGAGAGAGGCTTTCATGATAGCTCTACCAGAAAGGAGACGTGGACTTATTGAGTCGCTTTAAGTAGATGTTGCGAAATATGCTATGGATTTGTATTTGGCTTAATTTCACTTTATGACTTAAGTACTTCAAATGTTGTGGTTTTGTATTTGGCTTAATTTGATGATATGTCTTATGTATTTGGGATGCTGTGGTTTTTCTTATGATGCAATTATCATGACATTATGACTTATGTATTTGGGATTTGTATTTGGCTTAACTCATGACTATTGTTGAATGCTATTAAATTCATTACTCATATGTTGTGTTTATGTTCTTCTTTCATGTGATGGCATAGGTAATATGGAGGGGGATGGGAGTAGTGTGAATAATGATCGGGTAACATCGGTTCAATCGGTTCAAGAGGAGTTTGATGATCTTGATATAGATATAATGATAGCATGGTTGTGGATTGTCGTGGTGGATATGTCCATGAACACAAGAGAACTAATTAGAGATAGCGTATTGTCAGAACCCGAATGGGTAATGGAGGTTCTTTGTGGACATTCGGATAGAGTATATGAAGCTTTTACGGTGAAGAGACATGTATTTCTCAATCTTTGTGGTTTGATGATAGAAATAGGTTGGTTGAAAGATAGTCGATATATTAAGGTGGATGAGCAAGTCACGATCTTCTTATCTATGATTTGTCACAAGAAGTCCAATAAAGATTTATTTGAG from Rhodamnia argentea isolate NSW1041297 chromosome 2, ASM2092103v1, whole genome shotgun sequence encodes the following:
- the LOC115736516 gene encoding uncharacterized protein LOC115736516, whose protein sequence is MEGDGSSVNNDRVTSVQSVQEEFDDLDIDIMIAWLWIVVVDMSMNTRELIRDSVLSEPEWVMEVLCGHSDRVYEAFTVKRHVFLNLCGLMIEIGWLKDSRYIKVDEQVTIFLSMICHKKSNKDLFERFQSSGQTISKYSTKVLNAVFKLAKEIIVPPSFDAVPEEILMNRQHEPYFKANTTW